In Aedes albopictus strain Foshan chromosome 3, AalbF5, whole genome shotgun sequence, the following are encoded in one genomic region:
- the LOC109421670 gene encoding uncharacterized protein LOC109421670: MQLIGETLLIIVLVRLTGDVAAASIDSGSTTSITESSSQRFLINNQRLSTQKPNVGSLSSKGAASQGWFRNTLSVYSRIQPRVGRDTKGVQADVDESRQSVQYSEKNVPNIMIYA, from the exons ATGCAGCTTATCGGCGAAACTCTGCTCATCATTGTGCTCG TGCGATTGACCGGTGACGTTGCCGCGGCATCCATTGACTCCGGATCAACGACGTCAATTACGGAATCCAGCTCGCAGCGTTTTCTGATAAATAATCAGCGGCTCAGTACGCAGAAGCCCAATGTCGGCAGCTTATCGTCCAAGGGGGCGGCAAGTCAGGGCTGGTTCCGCAACACATTGTCCGTTTATTCAAGGATACAGCCACGGGTGGGACGAGATACGAAAGGAGTGCAAGCGGACGTTGACGAGAGTAGGCAATCCGTGCAGTATTCCGAGAAAAATGTTCCAAATATAATGATATATgcatga